One window from the genome of Caldicellulosiruptoraceae bacterium PP1 encodes:
- a CDS encoding exonuclease SbcCD subunit D encodes MLKIVHTADLHFGVTTYSKETPDGLGSRVLDYFKTFTQIKDFIYENNVDILLITGDIFKDREPNSTLRNKFYKEVLELSQRGVICIIIPGNHDMHPFEIKDHNIKTLQIFDLENVYIMDKNFQELIIEKNNQKVRFISIPYPYPERILTLLDKKNISEEEMSLFFSNYIEQKINNMLESSPDIPTIIGAHLTMSEATVGSERGIMLGRDIKVSLSAFLNPKISYVALGHIHKPQILNAKEPLISYCGSPDILDFSEISDKKGFMYLEINENKLIYSFINTKVRPFFEIKINLTEFDENENYEEKVFLNIDRFINKVEKEGINFKSSIVRVLIYTTNIIKKNLDFKKIQEYIEKKCFYLSAINIEVIDNKKDFRIVDIDESTNPSEAFKKYLNSHLKYKDLKNKDQIIEKFNQLFMKNNNSLS; translated from the coding sequence GTGTTAAAGATTGTCCATACTGCCGATTTACATTTTGGTGTAACAACATATAGCAAAGAAACTCCAGATGGACTTGGTTCAAGAGTTTTAGACTATTTCAAAACGTTTACCCAAATTAAAGATTTTATTTATGAAAACAATGTTGATATTCTTTTAATAACTGGTGATATTTTTAAAGATAGAGAGCCAAACTCAACTTTAAGAAATAAGTTTTACAAAGAAGTTTTAGAGCTTTCACAAAGAGGAGTTATTTGTATAATAATACCAGGAAATCACGATATGCATCCATTTGAAATAAAGGACCATAATATCAAAACATTGCAGATTTTTGATTTAGAAAATGTTTATATAATGGATAAAAATTTTCAAGAGTTAATAATTGAGAAGAATAACCAGAAGGTAAGATTTATTTCTATTCCATATCCTTATCCAGAAAGGATTTTAACATTACTTGATAAGAAAAATATCTCAGAAGAAGAGATGTCTTTGTTTTTTTCAAATTACATTGAACAAAAGATAAATAATATGTTAGAAAGTAGCCCTGATATTCCTACAATTATAGGTGCACATCTTACAATGTCAGAGGCTACTGTTGGTAGCGAAAGAGGTATTATGTTAGGAAGGGATATAAAAGTATCTTTGTCAGCCTTTTTAAACCCCAAAATATCATATGTGGCTTTAGGCCATATTCATAAACCACAGATTTTAAATGCAAAAGAACCTTTAATTTCTTATTGTGGTAGCCCTGATATTTTAGATTTTTCTGAAATATCTGATAAAAAAGGTTTTATGTATTTAGAAATAAATGAAAATAAACTAATTTATAGCTTTATAAACACAAAAGTAAGGCCATTTTTTGAAATAAAAATAAATCTTACTGAGTTTGATGAAAATGAAAATTATGAGGAAAAAGTATTTTTAAATATAGATAGATTTATAAATAAAGTAGAAAAGGAAGGTATTAATTTTAAGTCAAGTATTGTTCGAGTTCTTATATATACAACAAATATAATAAAAAAGAATTTAGATTTTAAAAAAATACAGGAATATATTGAAAAGAAATGTTTTTATCTTTCAGCAATAAACATTGAAGTAATTGATAACAAGAAGGACTTTAGGATTGTTGACATTGATGAGTCTACAAATCCATCTGAAGCATTTAAAAAATATCTGAACTCGCATCTAAAATATA